From a region of the Sporosarcina ureilytica genome:
- a CDS encoding phospho-sugar mutase yields MNWKISYEKWTSFTDLDEELANQLDELNNQPKQLEDCFYKNLEFGTGGMRGVLGPGTNRINIYTIRKTAEGLARYIERHGEEAKVRGVVIAYDSRFKSPEFAMETAKTLGKHGIQTYVFDSLRTTPELSFAVRYLHAFSGVVITASHNPPEYNGFKVYGPDGGQLSSEAAEQIIAKVNSVEDELAVAVGTEGELKAAGLLTIIGETVDQAYLKQLESVVVNRDVINKVADDFRIVYTPLHGTGNIPVRKGLDAVGFKHVEVVKEQELPDSNFSTVDSPNPEEAAAFSLAMKYGEQSNADIMLATDPDADRVGVAVRNEEGKYQVLTGNQTGALLLQYLITQKKKQNELPENATVLKTIVTSEMGRDIAAAHNLETIDTLTGFKYISEWIETFEQTGDRSFLFGYEESYGYLIKDFARDKDAVQTCLLIAEVAAYYKTKQMSLYEGLMALYEEYGYYLEDIESLTLKGKDGAAKIQAILNEFRATPPKEIAGQAVVGIEDYDSSTRLYVESGETEEISLPKSNVLKYKLENGAWFCLRPSGTEPKIKFYFGVKEDTLEGSRRALDGMVADVMGRVRSF; encoded by the coding sequence ATGAATTGGAAAATAAGTTATGAAAAATGGACCAGTTTTACAGATTTAGATGAGGAATTAGCCAATCAATTAGATGAATTAAACAATCAACCAAAGCAATTGGAAGATTGCTTTTATAAAAACCTTGAATTTGGTACGGGTGGCATGCGCGGTGTGCTTGGACCTGGCACAAACCGTATAAACATCTACACGATTCGCAAAACGGCTGAGGGATTAGCGCGTTATATTGAACGTCACGGTGAAGAGGCAAAAGTACGCGGTGTGGTGATTGCTTATGATTCGCGTTTTAAGTCACCGGAATTTGCGATGGAAACTGCAAAAACACTTGGGAAACATGGCATTCAGACGTATGTGTTTGATTCATTAAGAACGACACCTGAACTGTCGTTTGCGGTCAGGTATTTACATGCATTCAGTGGTGTTGTGATTACGGCGAGTCATAACCCACCGGAGTATAACGGCTTTAAGGTTTACGGGCCAGATGGTGGACAGTTGTCATCGGAGGCGGCTGAACAAATTATCGCAAAAGTAAACAGTGTGGAAGATGAATTAGCGGTAGCAGTTGGCACGGAGGGAGAATTAAAAGCCGCTGGATTACTTACGATAATTGGCGAGACTGTTGATCAAGCATATTTAAAGCAACTGGAGTCCGTCGTTGTCAATCGGGATGTAATTAACAAAGTGGCAGATGATTTTAGAATTGTTTACACGCCGTTACATGGAACAGGAAATATTCCAGTACGTAAGGGGCTAGATGCGGTTGGCTTTAAACATGTAGAAGTTGTAAAAGAGCAGGAATTACCAGATTCTAACTTCTCAACTGTTGATTCGCCAAACCCAGAGGAAGCCGCTGCATTCTCACTCGCAATGAAGTACGGTGAGCAATCAAATGCAGATATCATGCTCGCAACAGATCCTGATGCAGATAGAGTCGGCGTTGCTGTTAGAAATGAAGAAGGAAAATACCAAGTATTAACTGGTAATCAAACCGGCGCATTATTATTACAATACTTAATTACCCAAAAGAAAAAGCAAAACGAACTTCCAGAAAATGCGACAGTCTTAAAAACAATCGTCACATCTGAAATGGGAAGAGATATTGCAGCCGCGCATAATTTGGAGACAATCGATACACTCACTGGTTTTAAATACATAAGCGAGTGGATTGAGACATTTGAACAAACTGGCGACAGAAGCTTTTTATTCGGATATGAAGAAAGCTATGGCTACCTGATCAAGGATTTCGCCCGTGATAAGGATGCTGTTCAAACATGTCTACTGATTGCAGAAGTAGCGGCTTATTATAAAACCAAGCAAATGTCGTTATATGAAGGGCTGATGGCACTTTATGAAGAATACGGTTATTACTTGGAAGATATTGAGTCATTAACGTTAAAAGGGAAAGACGGAGCAGCAAAAATCCAAGCCATTCTTAACGAATTCCGTGCTACTCCACCTAAAGAAATTGCTGGGCAGGCTGTTGTTGGTATTGAAGATTACGACAGCAGTACGCGATTATATGTCGAGTCCGGCGAAACAGAGGAAATTTCCTTACCTAAATCCAATGTACTAAAGTATAAACTGGAAAATGGTGCTTGGTTCTGCTTAAGACCTTCAGGGACAGAGCCGAAAATTAAGTTTTATTTTGGTGTGAAGGAAGATACATTGGAGGGAAGTAGACGGGCGTTGGATGGGATGGTGGCTGATGTGATGGGGAGAGTTCGGTCGTTTTAG
- a CDS encoding alpha/beta hydrolase: MIRIRWKRFILLFVAIFLVVQIVGSFFIYGLAIERGPKEFLEDNVDLEVSDEAMDLYMNGSWIDWLHAQHFQRVNLASRDGLQLNGYYLPAKEPSNKVVILTHGYLGESGQMGLFGQYYHEELGYNIFLPDARGHGLSEGDYYGFGWPDRLDLIDWTHYLVEQLGEDIEVVYHGLSMGAATVLMASGEEELPQQVKAIIADSPYDSVYELFKYQFKRMFYLPSFPLLDSASLLMKMKEGYSFKTASARKEVEKTNVPILYIHGESDTFVPTEMTQDLYRHTASEAELLLIPNANHGESFALAEEAYKLSVNQFLGRYLH, encoded by the coding sequence ATGATTCGAATTAGATGGAAAAGATTTATATTACTTTTTGTTGCAATCTTTTTGGTGGTTCAAATCGTCGGCAGCTTTTTTATATATGGTTTAGCGATTGAGCGTGGACCGAAAGAATTTTTGGAAGATAATGTGGATCTAGAAGTTTCGGATGAAGCGATGGATCTTTATATGAACGGCAGTTGGATAGATTGGTTGCATGCGCAACACTTTCAGCGGGTTAATTTAGCTTCACGCGATGGGTTGCAATTAAACGGCTACTATTTGCCAGCGAAAGAACCCTCAAATAAAGTTGTCATTTTAACGCATGGATATTTAGGGGAATCCGGGCAAATGGGGCTGTTTGGCCAGTATTATCATGAGGAGTTAGGCTATAACATATTCTTACCGGATGCTCGGGGGCATGGTTTGAGTGAAGGTGATTACTATGGGTTTGGTTGGCCTGACCGACTTGATCTTATTGACTGGACTCATTATTTAGTGGAGCAACTTGGAGAGGATATTGAAGTGGTTTACCACGGTTTATCGATGGGAGCGGCGACAGTCTTGATGGCTAGCGGAGAGGAGGAACTTCCGCAACAAGTAAAGGCGATTATCGCGGATAGCCCTTATGATTCCGTCTATGAATTATTTAAGTATCAGTTTAAACGAATGTTTTATTTACCCTCTTTTCCGTTGTTGGATAGTGCAAGCTTATTAATGAAAATGAAAGAAGGGTATTCATTCAAAACAGCCAGTGCACGAAAAGAAGTGGAAAAAACGAATGTCCCGATCCTCTATATCCACGGGGAAAGCGATACGTTTGTTCCAACGGAGATGACGCAGGATTTGTATCGTCATACTGCTAGTGAAGCGGAATTATTATTGATTCCAAATGCAAACCACGGGGAGTCCTTTGCGTTAGCTGAAGAGGCATACAAGTTGAGCGTGAATCAGTTTCTTGGGCGTTATCTTCATTAA
- a CDS encoding enoyl-CoA hydratase/isomerase family protein gives MSKSEHLLTQINEGIMHLTLNRPDRLNAFSPEMMSGLKQAIDKAKQDDAIRVVVLSGAGRAFSAGGDVKTMGQSNPVQAYNHIGKLNELILQMRDLDKPIISAVHGFAAGAGFNLALACDLILAAEGSKFVMSFSQVGLISDGGGSYFLPRLIGLHRAKELFFSAEPIPAEEARHLGLLNQIYPLDTFEENVKEYALKIASGPITTYGFIKKVANHSLTSNLDEILELERIIQSTLITTKDHQEGVQAFIDKRKPNFRQANEDLYS, from the coding sequence ATGAGCAAAAGTGAACATTTATTAACGCAAATTAATGAAGGAATTATGCACCTAACGTTGAATCGACCAGATCGTTTGAATGCTTTTAGCCCGGAAATGATGTCAGGATTAAAACAAGCGATTGATAAAGCAAAACAGGATGATGCAATTCGTGTTGTCGTTTTGTCAGGTGCCGGAAGAGCGTTTAGTGCGGGCGGTGATGTGAAAACGATGGGACAAAGTAATCCAGTCCAAGCGTACAATCATATCGGAAAGTTAAATGAATTAATTTTACAAATGCGTGATTTGGACAAGCCGATTATTTCGGCTGTTCATGGTTTTGCAGCGGGTGCAGGTTTTAACTTAGCATTAGCGTGTGACCTGATTTTGGCTGCGGAAGGAAGCAAGTTTGTCATGAGTTTTTCTCAGGTTGGGCTAATTTCTGATGGGGGTGGTTCCTATTTTCTACCGCGATTAATTGGTCTTCACCGTGCAAAGGAATTGTTTTTTAGTGCAGAGCCAATTCCAGCAGAGGAAGCACGTCACTTAGGGCTGCTAAATCAGATTTATCCATTAGATACATTTGAAGAAAACGTAAAAGAATATGCGTTAAAAATTGCAAGTGGACCGATTACCACTTATGGCTTTATTAAAAAAGTTGCGAATCACTCGCTTACGTCGAATTTGGATGAGATTTTGGAGTTAGAACGAATCATCCAATCGACGTTAATTACAACAAAAGATCACCAAGAAGGTGTTCAAGCTTTTATTGATAAAAGGAAACCTAATTTTAGACAAGCAAATGAAGACCTGTACAGTTGA
- a CDS encoding PTS fructose transporter subunit IIABC: protein MKIVELLTEQTIILDVEATSKQAVLSELIEQLNDAGKLNDQGAFMQAILVREEQSTTGIGDGIAIPHAKSAAVKEPAIVFGRSVEGIDYASLDGQPAHLFFMIAATDGANDAHLEALSRLATFLMDEKFRNAVFNAKTKDAVLEAVNAKEAELDGPKEEEQTPETVSRKLVAVTACPTGIAHTFMAAEKLNETAKEMGVFIKVETNGSSGVKNRLTDADIAEADAIIVAADTKVEMARFNGKPVIQVPVGKAIYETEAILNRAINQDAPIYAHDVSKEDAAQTESRSGFYKHLMNGVSNMLPFVVGGGILIALSFFWGIESGNPDSPEYNAFAAMLGTIGGGKAFFLMVPVLAGFIASSIADRPGFAPGMVGGLIAITVTGVEGAAGGSGFLGGLIAGFLAGYVTLFVKKAFTRLPEALEGLKPVLFFPVFSIAITGIAMMLINPPLTKIYTGITAFLEGLGGTNVVLVGIVLGAMMAIDMGGPINKAAYTFGIAMLDAQNFTFIATVMAAGMVPPLGVALATTLFKKRFSKQEREAGKTAYVLGACFITEGVIPFAAADPARIIPASVAGAAVTGGLTMLFDIGLRAPHGGIFVMGLVEGGIGKVLLYALAIVSGAVVTALLAGLLKREAVGVTIESGN from the coding sequence ATGAAAATTGTAGAACTGTTAACAGAACAGACGATTATTTTAGATGTGGAAGCTACTAGTAAACAAGCTGTTTTATCGGAGTTAATTGAACAACTGAATGACGCAGGGAAATTGAATGATCAAGGAGCTTTTATGCAAGCGATTTTAGTGCGTGAGGAACAAAGTACGACGGGCATTGGCGATGGCATTGCGATTCCTCATGCGAAATCGGCGGCTGTAAAAGAACCGGCGATTGTATTTGGGCGTTCGGTAGAAGGGATTGACTATGCATCGTTAGACGGTCAACCGGCGCATTTGTTTTTCATGATTGCGGCAACAGATGGTGCAAATGATGCCCATTTGGAAGCTTTATCGAGACTGGCTACATTTTTAATGGATGAAAAATTTAGAAATGCAGTATTCAATGCTAAAACAAAAGATGCGGTGCTTGAAGCGGTTAATGCGAAAGAGGCTGAGTTGGATGGACCAAAAGAGGAAGAGCAAACGCCAGAAACTGTGTCGCGAAAACTAGTAGCGGTGACAGCTTGTCCAACAGGCATTGCCCATACATTTATGGCGGCGGAGAAATTAAATGAAACCGCAAAAGAGATGGGAGTTTTCATTAAAGTTGAGACGAACGGTTCAAGCGGTGTGAAAAATCGCCTGACGGATGCAGACATTGCAGAAGCGGATGCGATTATCGTTGCGGCGGACACAAAAGTAGAAATGGCACGTTTTAACGGGAAACCAGTCATTCAAGTCCCGGTCGGAAAAGCGATTTATGAGACAGAGGCTATTTTAAATCGTGCGATTAACCAGGACGCTCCGATTTATGCGCATGATGTGTCGAAAGAGGATGCTGCGCAAACGGAGTCACGCAGTGGGTTTTATAAGCATTTAATGAATGGTGTTTCAAACATGCTTCCATTTGTTGTTGGAGGCGGGATTTTAATTGCATTATCATTTTTCTGGGGAATCGAATCGGGGAATCCAGACAGTCCAGAATATAATGCTTTCGCTGCGATGTTAGGGACAATTGGCGGCGGAAAAGCGTTCTTCCTAATGGTGCCAGTGCTCGCTGGTTTTATCGCATCGAGCATTGCGGATCGTCCAGGATTTGCGCCAGGTATGGTTGGCGGATTGATTGCAATCACTGTGACCGGCGTTGAGGGTGCTGCCGGAGGATCTGGTTTTCTGGGCGGATTAATTGCAGGATTCTTGGCAGGATATGTGACCCTCTTTGTTAAAAAGGCTTTTACTAGATTACCAGAAGCACTTGAAGGATTAAAGCCGGTGTTGTTTTTCCCAGTGTTTAGTATTGCGATTACAGGGATTGCGATGATGCTCATAAATCCACCGTTAACGAAAATTTATACAGGCATTACGGCATTTTTGGAAGGATTAGGCGGCACGAATGTTGTGTTAGTTGGAATTGTTTTAGGTGCGATGATGGCGATTGATATGGGTGGTCCGATTAATAAAGCGGCTTACACATTCGGAATTGCGATGCTTGATGCGCAAAACTTTACATTTATCGCAACAGTCATGGCAGCAGGTATGGTTCCGCCACTAGGTGTTGCACTGGCAACCACATTATTTAAGAAACGTTTTTCGAAGCAAGAAAGAGAAGCAGGGAAAACAGCGTATGTGCTCGGGGCATGCTTTATTACAGAGGGCGTGATTCCATTTGCTGCAGCGGATCCAGCTCGGATTATCCCGGCTTCCGTAGCAGGGGCGGCAGTAACGGGTGGATTGACGATGTTATTTGATATCGGTCTACGTGCCCCACATGGCGGAATTTTTGTGATGGGACTTGTTGAAGGTGGCATTGGAAAAGTTTTACTCTATGCGTTGGCGATAGTTTCCGGTGCAGTTGTGACGGCGTTGTTGGCTGGGTTGTTGAAGAGAGAAGCGGTTGGAGTCACGATTGAGTCGGGGAATTAA
- a CDS encoding AMP-binding enzyme — protein MESGQAGKVTEKDLIDWAKEKMAAYKYPREVEFRDELPSTSSGKVLRRLLKE, from the coding sequence ATGGAATCTGGACAGGCAGGGAAAGTGACTGAAAAGGATTTGATTGATTGGGCAAAAGAGAAAATGGCCGCGTATAAATATCCCAGAGAGGTAGAATTTCGGGATGAACTTCCATCTACGAGTTCAGGAAAGGTTTTAAGAAGGTTGTTGAAAGAGTAA
- a CDS encoding VOC family protein, translating to MGRLVHFEIHVDDMERAKKFYGEVFGWTFEDWSEFAGMPYFGAVTGDANEPGINGALMQRQTPSPAENQPVNGFTCTLGVEDYDATEAKILQNGGKVALPKYALPGMAWQGYYKDTEGNILGIHQPDEHAK from the coding sequence ATGGGAAGACTAGTTCATTTCGAAATACATGTGGATGATATGGAACGAGCGAAGAAGTTTTATGGAGAAGTTTTTGGTTGGACATTTGAAGACTGGAGCGAATTTGCAGGAATGCCGTATTTTGGTGCGGTTACTGGCGATGCAAATGAGCCTGGAATCAACGGGGCGTTGATGCAGCGTCAAACTCCTTCGCCAGCAGAAAACCAGCCAGTAAATGGCTTTACTTGTACATTAGGGGTAGAAGATTACGATGCTACCGAAGCTAAAATACTTCAAAATGGCGGCAAAGTTGCTTTGCCGAAATATGCGCTACCTGGTATGGCTTGGCAAGGATATTATAAGGATACGGAAGGAAATATCTTAGGCATTCATCAACCAGATGAGCATGCAAAATGA
- a CDS encoding DeoR/GlpR family DNA-binding transcription regulator, with amino-acid sequence MLTNERQQVILDLLAEKQTIKIQEIIELTNASESTIRRDLTELENEHKLARIHGGATIRGRKLHEPSMLDKTAKNLQEKQRIAELAASFIQEGDCIFLDAGTTTFQMIPHLRNKKVVVVTNGLTHVEALIEHGVTTYLAGGYVKGKTRALVGPQTIQSLQNYRFDKCFLGVNGFDATFGYTTPDPEEAAVKRQASACAKHTYVVADHTKYGEVSFSSIDTLSKATLITSKLPEETLRLLRENTTFEVVSA; translated from the coding sequence ATGTTAACGAATGAAAGGCAACAAGTGATTTTAGATTTATTAGCGGAAAAGCAAACAATTAAAATACAAGAGATTATTGAGTTGACAAATGCTTCAGAATCAACCATTCGACGAGATTTGACAGAATTAGAAAATGAACATAAATTAGCAAGAATACATGGCGGTGCGACGATTCGTGGACGTAAATTACATGAGCCGAGCATGCTAGATAAAACAGCCAAAAACCTTCAAGAGAAACAGCGGATTGCCGAATTAGCGGCTTCATTCATCCAAGAAGGAGATTGTATATTTCTGGATGCGGGGACGACAACTTTTCAAATGATCCCGCATTTACGCAATAAAAAGGTCGTTGTGGTGACTAATGGACTTACGCATGTTGAGGCGTTAATTGAACATGGTGTGACGACTTATTTGGCGGGCGGTTATGTGAAGGGGAAAACGAGAGCGCTTGTCGGACCGCAAACGATTCAGTCTTTGCAAAATTATCGTTTTGATAAATGTTTTTTAGGGGTGAATGGTTTTGATGCTACATTTGGTTATACGACACCTGACCCAGAGGAGGCGGCTGTGAAACGCCAAGCGAGTGCATGCGCGAAACATACGTATGTTGTTGCAGACCATACCAAATATGGAGAAGTGAGTTTTTCTAGCATCGATACATTAAGTAAGGCGACTTTAATTACAAGTAAGCTCCCGGAAGAAACGCTTCGATTATTAAGAGAAAACACGACTTTTGAGGTGGTGTCTGCATGA
- the pfkB gene encoding 1-phosphofructokinase has protein sequence MIYTCTITPSLDYTTYLSSFKTGALNRAKDVHYYPGGKGINVSRVLKRLDVDSVAISYAGGFVGEYIQGFLRNEGIQTDFIETAEITRINVKIKAEEASELNGPGPTIIKDQQQKLFNKVQAMKKEDWFVLAGRLPASIPMSFFKEIAETCERNGVHFVLDTSGPALKALIQTKPFLVKPNADELGELFNTTITTKEEAFHYAKKLVAQGVRNVVVSMGGEGALLVTKNIALSAEAPNGQVVNTVGAGDSLVAGFIAAYVASENVREAFRYGVASGSATAFQSDLCEKSGVLELIDEVKIVDETDVKL, from the coding sequence ATGATTTATACTTGCACAATTACCCCGAGTTTAGACTATACAACGTATTTGTCTTCCTTTAAAACGGGGGCGCTAAACCGCGCGAAGGATGTTCACTATTATCCGGGTGGAAAAGGGATCAATGTGTCGCGTGTTTTAAAGCGGTTAGATGTTGACAGTGTGGCCATTAGTTATGCCGGTGGATTTGTAGGTGAGTACATACAAGGTTTTTTGCGAAATGAAGGGATTCAAACTGATTTTATTGAAACAGCGGAAATCACGCGTATTAATGTGAAGATAAAAGCTGAGGAAGCATCGGAATTGAATGGACCGGGTCCTACGATTATTAAGGACCAACAGCAGAAGTTATTCAATAAAGTGCAAGCAATGAAAAAGGAAGACTGGTTCGTTTTAGCTGGACGTTTACCAGCATCGATTCCAATGTCATTTTTCAAAGAAATTGCTGAGACTTGTGAAAGAAACGGGGTTCACTTCGTACTCGATACATCTGGTCCAGCATTGAAAGCGTTAATTCAGACGAAACCGTTTTTAGTGAAGCCGAATGCTGATGAGCTTGGCGAGTTATTTAATACGACGATTACAACGAAAGAGGAAGCATTTCATTATGCGAAAAAACTTGTCGCGCAAGGCGTTCGAAATGTCGTTGTGTCGATGGGCGGCGAAGGGGCTTTACTCGTGACAAAAAATATCGCTTTATCGGCTGAAGCGCCGAATGGACAGGTTGTCAATACGGTAGGTGCGGGGGATTCCCTTGTGGCAGGGTTTATCGCAGCTTATGTAGCGTCTGAAAATGTACGTGAAGCGTTCCGTTACGGAGTTGCAAGTGGAAGTGCGACTGCTTTTCAGTCGGATCTATGTGAAAAATCAGGGGTTCTGGAATTAATTGACGAAGTAAAAATCGTGGATGAAACGGATGTGAAACTATGA
- a CDS encoding acetamidase/formamidase family protein → MKKAVGTLLVNTFVDGILDPEKEMLGPLKDGGHIIANTAPGCWGPMITPCLKGGHEVTQPVFVEGAEVGDAIAIKIKSIDVTSIATASGSDQPVEGRFLGDPFVAVKCPGCETLYPETVVKGVGQEAIRCATCDTDITPFTLPHGYTMVFNDAGEVGITMTKEAAEKIGQDGHHYMQTPEASVQNPIVAFAPHDLVGTVARMRPFLGQLGTTPSMPLPDSHNAGDFGSFLVGAPHEHAVTKEELDEHRTDGHMDINRVREGATLICPVKVPGGGVYLGDMHAMQGDGEIAGHTADVSGVVHLQVEVLKGVNLEGPVLLPNEEDLPYTAKPLSAAEKRSALKLAEEWGMEQLEESLPISVVGTGSTLNEATDNGLARAAALFNVSVPEIMNRATITGSIEIGRHPGVVTVTLQAPENYLKDAKLYDVVDKQYKNRD, encoded by the coding sequence ATGAAGAAAGCTGTTGGGACACTGTTGGTGAATACATTTGTTGATGGGATTTTGGATCCTGAGAAAGAAATGTTGGGGCCGCTAAAGGATGGCGGGCATATTATCGCAAATACAGCACCGGGCTGCTGGGGACCAATGATTACACCTTGTTTGAAAGGCGGACATGAAGTGACGCAACCGGTTTTCGTAGAAGGAGCGGAAGTTGGCGATGCGATTGCAATAAAAATTAAGTCGATTGATGTAACTTCAATTGCGACGGCATCTGGGAGCGACCAGCCTGTAGAAGGTCGATTTTTAGGAGATCCTTTTGTTGCTGTTAAATGCCCAGGTTGTGAAACGCTATATCCGGAAACTGTGGTCAAGGGAGTTGGCCAGGAAGCAATTCGTTGTGCGACATGTGATACGGACATTACGCCATTTACGCTTCCGCATGGATATACAATGGTATTTAACGATGCGGGAGAAGTGGGAATTACAATGACAAAGGAAGCGGCAGAAAAAATTGGGCAAGATGGCCATCATTATATGCAGACCCCCGAGGCATCTGTGCAAAATCCAATCGTTGCATTTGCTCCGCATGATTTAGTTGGAACTGTGGCTCGTATGCGTCCATTTTTAGGACAACTTGGAACGACACCTTCAATGCCTTTGCCGGATTCACATAATGCTGGAGATTTTGGTTCATTCCTCGTGGGTGCGCCGCATGAACATGCTGTAACCAAAGAGGAGCTGGACGAGCACCGAACGGATGGCCATATGGATATTAATCGGGTGCGTGAAGGAGCAACACTCATTTGTCCGGTAAAAGTACCAGGAGGCGGCGTTTATTTGGGAGATATGCACGCGATGCAAGGGGATGGCGAAATCGCCGGGCATACTGCTGATGTTTCGGGCGTAGTCCATTTGCAAGTGGAAGTCTTGAAAGGCGTCAACCTGGAAGGACCAGTTTTATTGCCGAATGAGGAAGATTTACCTTACACAGCAAAACCTCTTTCCGCAGCGGAGAAACGTTCTGCACTCAAACTTGCCGAAGAATGGGGAATGGAGCAATTGGAGGAATCCCTTCCAATATCAGTTGTAGGTACAGGTTCGACTTTAAATGAAGCAACAGATAACGGGTTAGCCCGAGCGGCGGCATTATTCAATGTTTCTGTTCCAGAAATTATGAATCGTGCAACCATTACAGGTTCGATTGAAATTGGACGTCATCCAGGCGTTGTCACGGTGACACTGCAAGCACCAGAAAATTATCTGAAGGATGCGAAGTTGTACGACGTTGTGGATAAACAATATAAAAATCGTGATTAA
- a CDS encoding long-chain-fatty-acid--CoA ligase, whose amino-acid sequence MSAPHFKYYPARFPKTLTIPETTLYDNLVTTAKRYPNKTAIEYYGSTLSYKSLLAEADQLAGYLEKKLGVKPGDNILLFMQNSPQFIVSLFAIFQTRAVVVPINPMSTTRDLEFFINDGDIKMAIVGQELYDTVTPHHERGLLENVIVTAYGTYANPQEALGTLPAEVVAAPKEIPSAIDWFEALESDCTASPYEGKSDDVAVIPYTSGTTGTPKGCVHTNKTIQSNAFSAYHWLTLTSNTVTLTVLPLFHVTGFLHSCLAPIIAGGKMVLLTRWDRDYAAKAIEVFQCTHWINISTMVVDFLANPNLSAYDVSSLQAIGGGGAPLPEAVGERLTALTGIEYAEGYGLSETMSHTHFNPPDRPKLQCMGIPAFNTESKIIDPVTGNEVGVGEEGELIVRGPQVFIGYYNNPEETEANHIEVEGKRFFRTGDIVKKDEDGYYFIVDRVKRMINTSGFKVWPTEVESILYKHPAVQQACVVRAPDEKRGETVKAFIILKDDGKGRVTEEEIIEWSKGQMAAYKYPRIIEFRDEFPTTASGKILWRELQDS is encoded by the coding sequence ATAAGCGCACCCCATTTTAAATATTATCCGGCACGTTTTCCAAAAACATTAACGATACCCGAAACGACATTATATGATAATTTGGTGACAACAGCGAAAAGATATCCGAATAAAACAGCAATTGAATATTATGGCAGTACGCTTTCATATAAAAGTTTATTAGCTGAAGCTGACCAGTTGGCCGGTTATTTAGAAAAAAAGCTTGGTGTGAAACCAGGGGATAATATTTTACTGTTTATGCAAAACTCCCCGCAGTTTATTGTGAGTTTGTTTGCGATATTTCAAACGCGTGCGGTCGTTGTTCCGATTAATCCCATGAGTACGACGCGTGATTTGGAATTTTTCATAAACGATGGGGACATTAAAATGGCAATCGTGGGACAGGAGTTATATGACACAGTGACCCCGCATCATGAGCGCGGTTTATTAGAAAATGTCATCGTGACTGCTTATGGAACATATGCAAATCCCCAAGAAGCATTGGGAACATTACCCGCAGAAGTGGTAGCCGCTCCAAAAGAAATTCCGTCCGCGATTGACTGGTTTGAAGCGCTTGAAAGTGACTGTACAGCATCGCCTTATGAAGGGAAAAGTGATGATGTTGCTGTCATCCCTTATACTTCTGGAACGACAGGAACACCAAAAGGATGTGTTCATACGAATAAAACAATCCAATCAAATGCGTTTAGCGCTTATCATTGGCTCACATTAACTTCCAATACAGTTACATTAACCGTATTGCCGCTTTTTCATGTGACGGGTTTCTTGCATAGCTGTTTAGCACCGATTATTGCAGGAGGAAAAATGGTGTTATTAACACGTTGGGACCGAGATTATGCCGCAAAAGCAATTGAAGTCTTTCAGTGCACGCATTGGATTAACATTAGTACAATGGTTGTCGACTTTTTAGCAAATCCCAATCTATCGGCTTATGATGTGTCTTCCTTACAAGCGATTGGAGGCGGCGGTGCACCATTACCGGAAGCAGTTGGTGAAAGATTAACAGCGTTGACAGGAATTGAGTATGCGGAAGGATACGGATTGTCCGAAACGATGTCGCACACGCATTTTAATCCGCCAGATCGACCGAAGTTGCAGTGTATGGGAATTCCTGCATTTAATACGGAATCGAAAATTATTGACCCTGTAACTGGGAATGAGGTAGGTGTTGGGGAAGAGGGCGAACTGATTGTGCGTGGTCCGCAGGTTTTTATCGGTTATTATAACAATCCGGAGGAAACGGAAGCGAATCATATTGAAGTAGAGGGCAAGCGTTTTTTCCGTACAGGTGATATTGTCAAAAAAGATGAGGATGGCTATTACTTTATCGTAGACCGTGTCAAACGGATGATCAATACTTCAGGCTTTAAAGTATGGCCGACAGAAGTCGAATCGATTTTATATAAACATCCGGCTGTTCAACAAGCTTGTGTTGTGCGGGCGCCCGATGAAAAACGAGGGGAAACTGTAAAAGCATTTATTATCTTAAAAGATGACGGGAAAGGGAGAGTCACCGAGGAAGAGATTATTGAGTGGTCTAAAGGCCAAATGGCTGCTTATAAATATCCGAGAATTATTGAATTTCGTGATGAATTCCCAACAACCGCAAGCGGAAAGATTTTATGGAGAGAGTTACAAGACAGTTAA